In the genome of Chlamydomonas reinhardtii strain CC-503 cw92 mt+ chromosome 6, whole genome shotgun sequence, one region contains:
- a CDS encoding ribosomal protein L23a translates to MAPKGKADAKAVAAKAAKAVKKGSFKKSRKPRFSVVFHRPKTLQRTREGKYPKISTPSLQKLDQYAVLKFPLTTESAMKKIEDNNTLVFIVDLKASKKQIKDAVSRMYDVQTKKVNTLIRPDGQKKAYVCLTADYDALDVANKIGII, encoded by the exons ATGGCCCCGAAAG GCAAGGCTGACGccaaggcggtggccgccaagGCTGCTAAGGCTGTGAAGAAGGGTAGCTTCAAGAAGAGCCGGAAGCCCCGGTTCTCGGTGGTCTTCCACCGCCCGAAGACCCTGCAGCGCACCCGCGAGGGCAAGTACCCGAAGATCAG CACGCCCTCGCTTCAAAAGCTTGACCAGTACGCGGTGCTCAAGTTCCCCCTGACCACCGAGTCGGCGATGAAGAAGATCGAGGACAACAACACCCTGGTCTTCATTGTTGACCTGAAGGCCAGCAAGAAGCAGATCAAGGACGCCGTGTCGCGCATGTACGACGTGCAGACCAAGAAGGTCAACACCCTCAtccg CCCCGACGGCCAGAAGAAGGCGTACGTCTGCCTCACCGCGGACTACGACGCCCTGGACGTTGCCAACAAGATTGGCATCATCTAA